The window TGTAAACATAAACAAAGGAAAATATGTTTTGCTTACTATTTGAAATTGtaacaataatgaaaaaactACGGAATATAATGAagagtttttcaatatttgattTCAGTATTATTGAGACATTTTAAATATACGCGCGTTAAACGGAAtttgaaaaagaagaaaaactaaaaaaatgatataaaagttttgaaataaaaaaacaagtgaaaaacataataataaaattagaataaaaaatagaaattaaaataaataaataatcatgTCTAAATACGAAACACAACAAATATGCCGGGAACCCTCACCGTTTTATCAAAATGatcagattttttataataataattatcgTTTAATGGAAATTAATACAATAGAACGTAtgtgttttactttttaaaaagaaatgtgttttaaacctgtaaaatcattatattttttaaaccatAGATACTTGGAATACACCCACCTATTGTGCTGATACAAAACTTCATCCACATCAGCACCAGCAGCAACCACAAGATTGCTGTCAACCCACtactaccaccaccaccactaccTGTACATTAACAGccattaataatacaaataattactATCGCTCACCAAGTTATTGTCCTGCTTCATCTTCAGATTTGGAAGGTAATTTGGTCTCAAATTAAGAAACGAgaaacttaaaatgtttattagaaATTAAGGAGAATTATCTCTTTTATCTGAAATACATAATTGGGTTACATATTGCAGATCATTTAATGTGgattttataattattcatttttcttaaattatatgaaaattttttgtgttttaagatGTGGAAAGCCAATTTCATGAAAGTTTGTTTACAAACGTTTCAACAAAAACTACTATTTCTGTCCCCCCAGTTCGTGTTATAAAGAAACGCAATACAGCGAATAAGAAAGAACGACGGCGTACCCAGAGTATAAATAATGCTTTTTCTTGTTTACGGGAAAAGATTCCAAATGTTCCATCGGATACGAAATTATCAAAGGtaagtttttgtataatttgtaatttagaTTAAagtaagaaaagttttttccgAATTTCAAAAATTACGGAAAATAGAGAAGATACTGTAAAAATTTCCAAGGGTTCttcttaaattacaatttttccaCAATCCATAGATCGTCCCGAAACTTATTTCCCagctatttttgaaaatgtataatCTAGGTTATAGGACATCCTTATGTAGGCAATGCGAGGATCTTATAATACAATTCAATAAGAATCTTGTTAGTATTATTGATGATTATGTATACTACTCCAAATCGGAAGAACTGCGCATAGACCTGTAacgcaatttttttatgaaaaatttcggtaaaataagaaaataagatttttttaccaAGACGTAAGAGCAGGTAAATTCGCTCTTACGTTATAGATTATAAGTCAATCGTCGCTTGTTTCTCGACATCCTGCTGCAGGCAATGTAAGGCTCTAATAGAACAATCCAATAAGTATCTTGATCGTTTAGGTTAATAGGAGGTTGTATTTATACCACATCAAAGAGGCCTAGGCCTGTAGTAAGCTCCTTTTCATGGAAAatgttgataaaaataaaaactttttttagttatCCATGAAGATATTATTGTCCGATTttcagaaaataagtttttggaTGTAATTACCAAGACGGTTGGTCGGTCGGTTAAAGCCAATCCAATATGGTCTTAGATTTAACTTTATCACCTAATATTGCACAAATTGTCTTcgggctgtcggtaaatatgttAACCCTAATCCAAGATACGCATTTCGTTATAGTGTTGTAATTCAGGAAGCTGCGCTTTTATCACTTCacttatttcatgtttctaggtttaatattatagaaaacttcaaaagTACTTCAAGATAAATACAAAGATGGAAAATAATTCAAGTCTTTGCCCTAGAGATTGAAGAAATGAGAGAGAAAGTCTTTGTACATTTATAAAACCCTGAAAAAGGGaccaattttctttacaaaaatgcgAGAGTCAAGACCCGCAATATCCCCCATTTCGTCATGGAATCTATTCACTAGCTATTTCAGTCCGAGATTCTGTAtcctgattttaaatagcgttcatGTCTGAtcgaattattgaagatttggatctcgcgtATATACGGGGTCTTCTGATAACTGATTTTAACATACACTAACATACGCTGaatcgactatagattagactatagactaggatatagactaaacaaaaggaaagactatagactagattagattatagacaagaacataaactagactgtaagctagacaacactatagactaggctatagcctagactatagactagactatagactagactatagactagactatagactagactatagactagactatagactagactatagactagactatagactagactatagactagactatagactagactatagactagactatagactagactatagactagactatagactagactatagactagactatagactagactacagactagactatggactagactataaactagactatagactagaatatatacaagcctttagactagacttcagactagcctatacacaagactatggactagactatagactgtactaaatactaaaatacCGAATTTTCCATGCTATATAAAAAGTCGTTTTCGAATACTTTATAATTgggatttttaatataataatttaaaaatttttttggttgaTGCCACTACgatatattttacttaaaataaaattaatcggACATGAGTTACCCATGTCCGATTTTGTGTTTCATATTTAACAAATTGATTTCTTCATTTACAGATAAAAACCCTTAAATTAgccatattatatataaaatatctaGTCGAAGTTTTGGACGGTGATCAAGATCCCAAAAATGGTTTTCGTGCGGACTTAAAACCTTTGCATCGTAAAAATTCTCACGAAAAAAGAGCATATGTCAGAAATGAAACAAAGGTAAGTGTAGCCAGaagataatataaattatatacattgcaaaagttgtataaatatacaaaataaattatagacCCCACACACAACAAACTGTAAATGAAGGAttaatgtttttcatatttgCGAATAAGCGAAAAGTATCCCACATAATTTTGACAGAAAACAgacacaattttataaaatgaaaacaagcGAAAGAGATGCCTCATTAAACGACACttaagtaaattatatttttatttatatggatttttttgttttcggttATGGTTATAATCAGACAGACATCGACAAATAAATGTGGCATGCGTAATACCGCAGGCACTTAAAAAGGAATTGGTTGTTAGTTTTCTAAGTAGATAAGTatgtaaaaatcccaaaaaacaTTTAGTATTATGGTTGGTGGTGTTATTAGAGAAACAATAGatgtaaaatgtataataacTTCTAAAAGTTAAGTGGGTTGATATTACTGGTgtgaattgtttttaataactcTATTACATTATTGTTATGACAAGTGAGAGAGGAGGGTGGTTTgactttttcaataataattttgttgttggcaAATAGCATCAAGTGCattaattcttattaaattcaGCAAGTGTttccaaaaaacaaacaataaaaattgtaactGAAAAAAGAACATCTTGTAATTGAGTTAATTTAATGTTCAGAGTAAAAAGCATTTACTGATAAAATTATATCATAAATCCTACAGTACGTTGTATTCTGTTGGTAAACCACATGGCCAATTgaagaattttcatttattcttttttacttaaatgtttttGAAGAATTAAAAGCTTATctcgtttttgtttgtttttttttaatacacccctttttaatattttttttcaaataaataaaacgaatATCAATAAAGTGTAGATCACTTGaacataaatagtttttaaaaaaaaaaatcattaattccATTCGATCAAGCTTAAACatatatgttcaattcacaatcgatgtcgtatcgttgtaccattgtaagtcataaaaattttttaaataaaattttttgaaacaaaaacaatctaataattaaaaattaacgacatactacgatacaaccttacaacaccgattgtgaattggacaataaattttaaaattttcaaattatttaaaccaggcatggaaaatttaaatttacagactaaactatagactagcccatagactagaccatagactaaactatgactgaatttagactatagacaagacaatatactagactatagacaaaacaatagactagactatggactagactagactctaaactagactatagactagaccatagactagactatggactagactatacaccagactataaactagactaaagactaaactctaggctagacaataaactagactatataccagactatagactatactatagactacaacttaagactagtctatagactagactaaactatagactagactatagactagactatagactagactttagactagactatagactagactatagactagactatagactagactatagactagactatagactagactatagactagactatagactagactatagactagactatagactagactatagactagactatagactagactatagactagactatagactagactatagactagactatagactgggctatagactagactatagattagactacactaataataattaataattttcacggacaaactaaactttataaaatgtccaaaaaaataaatttgtattgagttttttttaacgGCCCAATTAATTCTGTTGTACTATCCTTAGACCTGGAAACAAACTTTCATGTAATCTTGTTACTTGCATGTAATCGAAGGCAAATTTATTTGCTCTGCAGTCTTTTAATAAATTGAGTATACTATGTCTAGGTATGCTATGCTATTTGATCACTTAAAGACTCCTGTTCGCTGTCACTGCGCTctctaaaaatattgtttgaatagAAAGAATCGAATACATTCTCATATTCTTCTTCTTCGGCGTAAATTTCTATATCTGAACTATGTGaatatttcatataatattaaagaatttcTCTACATTCTATGCGGTTTTCGCACTTATATCGTTGTTTGGTTTATTGGTGACAaaaagttgaaacaaaaagtctacttttcgaTAGTCTTTTAAGGATCTACAGTTGTACGACAAGTTTTCtaatattttgacaaatttcaAACATCAGTAAGATTTGTTTCAACTTTTGTTGGAATCATTCAGAAAAATAtggtttaattttcataaatatttacatagttTGTGTCACATTAGTGTCGCAACAAGGAAGCAGTTCTcttttaattacttttcaaCGATCAGTTGATTACTCACACCTCTTTAAAATCATAtccgtttttttttaacttacaaATTCAAAAATGCGAGGGTGTAAAAAGagatttctaaacaaaaaaatttaacctcGAGTTTCCtaataatttacaataataaactTCCTCCAATTTAATtgtgtattttaagtaaataaaatttaaataacaacaaatactacGCGCACTAAACGATTTcaatacaacaatttttgtgttctttttatacaacaaaaaagaatagaattaagaattttgtttacttaaaaatgaaaaataaattcttttgttCTTCTCGCAAAAGACAAATAGTCACCTAAAAATCAAAAGGTTAAATGCTTAAACTACTAACTTaccatttgtatataaaatacttttttttgaaactaaAGAATTCTTCACCCGCTCGTACACGTGTATGAAAGGAAGCACTTGAAAAAGCAACACAATTGAAACAAGTGAAAATCTATTGTACACGATCGATCGTAATGTAAGAATTTATATCAATCTTTGATTGGAATACAACAATAGTACTGTTGTTGATATTGActgcaaatataaacaaaatttaagtatttttaaacattaaagatCGAAtcgtatatttattattgttctttccctttattaaatgattaagaaaattctattaaaagtaCATACTTGCTtgagtagaaaataaaaacaatggaAAATCTATggattttgtttacattatttacaacaaaaatattacacctttacataataatattattttttaattttatttataaatttgctaCAATAAATTTCGTTACAATAAACATCAAGgtaaacattaataaatcaaCTGAAAGGACCTTTCATTCTTgataaaatgagaatttatcgaaattttcctataaaaagagaatttttcaaaattcttctaTAGCTtatgttaggttaggttgataggtggatgtatactacatcataTCCTGAAGAAATATACCTAGGCCACTATCaggtctgttgtgcgctccttatcatgaaagaAAGGAACTCTTTATcatgaaagaagaaaatttatcgaaaatgttctacaaaaaagaatatttatcgaaaatgttctacaaagaagaaaatttatcgaaaatgttctacatagaagaaaatttatcaaaaatgttcgacatagaagaaaatttatcgaaaatgttctataaaaagaaaatttatagtaaatgttctataaaaagaaaatttatcgataaatttctataaaaagaacatttatcgataaatttctattaaaagaacatttatcgataaatttctataaaaagaaaatttatcgaaaaatttctataaattttctataaaaagaaaatttatcgtaaattttctataaaaagaaaatttatcgtaaattttctataaaaagaaaatgtatcgtaaattttctataaaaagaaaatttatcgtaaattttatataaaaagaaaatttatcgtaaattttctataaaaagaaaatttatcgtaaattttctataaaaagaaaatttatcgtaaattttctataaaaagaaaatttatcgtaaattttctataaaaagacaatttatcgaaaattttctataaaaagaaaaattatcgtaatttatcgtaaattttctataaaacgagAATTtgtcgtaaattttctataaaaagtaaatttatcgaaaattttctacaaaaagaaaattttcttatcaaaaattttctataaaaagaaaatttatcgaaagttctataaaaaaattgtcgaaaattCTCAAttaaaaaagggaatttatcgaaaattttctataaaaagagaatttatcgaaaattttctataaaaagatattctatcaaaaattttctttaaaaagaaaatttatcgaacattttccctaaaaagataatttatcgaACATATAttatcaaaaacataatttatcaaaaagtttccctaaaaagagaatttatcgaaaatttaaaaagtcaaGTTTCTTTCACATTTCATGTTTCCTTTTTCAATAGCGGAAATAgttttgtatctttttttcactttaacttttttgttattccTTCTAGGAACATTATTATTATGACTTCGTGTTCTATTGTATGCCACCaaacaatttgtttacattttaaatttcctgTGAAAAATAGAGTGATTTGTTAACTTGTTATAATTGTTTATTGTAGTTGAAACaagaaaaaagcaaaagaaaagaTCGATTGTTTATACTTACTAGTAGTTGGGGTTTTTATGGATCAATTAACAAAGGATTTATAAATAATAGACATTAACATTTAacggtttgtttgttttattacttACGTTACGTTAAgactaaatttttgtttgtttgaaggaataataaattaaggaatccatagtttcttttttttaatttctaaattaatactaaaataatttacaaaaatttctactcTTGTTCGGGAACTAATTCGGAAGCCCAGACATCTTGTGGCCATCCGGTACGACCCTTGCTTTGTCGACTGATAGACtggaagaagaagaagaaaattttatattaatttatttacacttaatgattatttaaacaagcaaataaactaaaaaagtcAAATATCTATTAAGATATCAGGTGTAAAagtaaaatctaaaaatgtatTGGATTAAAAAAGAGCTTTCACTCTCTCGGGGATGGCGAGTAATAATGTCCAGTGAAATAAGGTCCATGAACGTTATGACACCCTTAGTTGAGTCATAGTGTCCAATGACGTTATGACCTGTATTCGACGAAGTCTGTATTCGAAATATCCCAGAATTTAAAACCCCTGCAACTGGCCGAAGGGAGGCTATCAAAGATACTTTCTTAAAGGAATCCAAAGTGCAACATACACCAAATTTCCTTTTCGCGAATAGAGTTTCTCTTTTCTAAATTCATAACAAATTGtccaatataattttgtttttaaaatgtcaaattCCCACCACTTTTGGGGAGGGAACTTGTCGTACTTAAtgtgacaaacgcaaaaccttACGCCACAACAAGTAATGAATCTTATAATGGCAAATGGACTAACTAAAAAGTGgctagaaccacaaagatttaCTGGAGAATACCTGGAGCAACATAGGTTAGTACGATTATAAGTTGACACACATGATTTTGGGCACAACTATAAGAAATCGTACCGGCGAATTCAGACGATTGTagagcatagtctatagtctagtctatagtctagtctatagtctagtctatagtctggtctatagtctagtctatagtctagtctatagtctagtctatagtctagtctatagtNNNNNNNNNNNNNNNNNNNNNNNNNNNNNNNNNNNNNNNNNNNNNNNNNNNNNNNNNNNNNNNNNNNNNNNNNNNNNNNNNNNNNNNNNNNNNNNNNNNNTtgcatatacttttttaataatggaTTATTAAGCTAAAAGTCGTTGTTAACTAATGTACACTTTAAGGTCataataaggtttttttttgcataagacTGTTAATCTTTtttccaatattgtttttaacggacaaaaaaagtattgaaatacAACACTGTTACTGCTACTGTCACTTTTGCAACTCTGATGGTTACTCacctaataaaaaagtaattatttccCGCTATTATATGACTCACACCACTATCAAGTAGTTGTTTAAAGTAACGATTGCGatagaaaatttctacaatCAATAAATTTCGACATCTAGTTTTTCGTTCcgctaaaaatttttaacaaatatcaaAGTTCAAGCAAGAGGAAAATATATCTCgcaacaattgaaaaaaataactacaactATAAATAGCAAGggaaataaaagaaagaaatatataaagaaaaaaaaaagctcAAGATATTTAACGAGGGCGGTAGAGAAGAAAGAAAATactaagtttctttttttataaactgaaaaattttatataataggtgattttataaaactacGAGAATGTCTTTATTACGATTATTTGCAAATATGAATGATATGGATTTTGTAGaacatttataaaacacaaagtgtttaagaaaaaaagtgtataaaaaagtgttttcgattATTTAATAACGAAAACACAGaaacaaagaaaactttaaaataaagttaattataataaacaaaaatagtgtGTGTATTAAGTGAAATCAAGGGCAAACGCACCGagtaacaaaaatacaaaaacctaacaaaccagaaagaaaaataaaaaaccatacCAAGACGCCATTTTGAAAAGTATAAAACATACACAAAACAGGATTTTGTTGTGATTCAATCAAACAAaaaccatttataaaaaatatcgtaaaaataacTAATTAGAATTCTGTAGAGCGGCTAGAGAAATCAAACATTTTGGTAGATTCCTCTTTTGTGACTAGTGTAATGTTTACTAAGCAAcaccacaaacaacaacaacagcaacagcaaccaaAATCGAACAACATTTATAGAATAAACGACAAAAGAGCAGCAGTTAAGAAAAGAATCCTCGTCCATCCCTCGACCATGTTCAGAAACTTCAATTGCCAATTGACGACCTACTCATCATCGATAAC of the Lucilia cuprina isolate Lc7/37 chromosome 2, ASM2204524v1, whole genome shotgun sequence genome contains:
- the LOC111689273 gene encoding heart- and neural crest derivatives-expressed protein 2 is translated as MSKYETQQICREPSPFYQNDQIFYNNNYRLMEINTIEHTWNTPTYCADTKLHPHQHQQQPQDCCQPTTTTTTTTCTLTAINNTNNYYRSPSYCPASSSDLEDVESQFHESLFTNVSTKTTISVPPVRVIKKRNTANKKERRRTQSINNAFSCLREKIPNVPSDTKLSKIKTLKLAILYIKYLVEVLDGDQDPKNGFRADLKPLHRKNSHEKRAYVRNETKEHYYYDFVFYCMPPNNLFTF